One window of the Chryseobacterium sp. CY350 genome contains the following:
- a CDS encoding phage baseplate assembly protein V: MVRSDIISEASSEIRNKKDEGGGYGDLHITGYSPSILLESGKDCQSFEDKTLEQIIKKVTEEYPQEAKVEISTIHLNGYNKNPLPYAVQYKESDYQFIKRLAIRHGEYFYYDGEKLVFGNTVQPILKLSENVDLIDIEFEMRMQAQDFTFTGYDAQSGSKIEKDSSNARSESKDSPFQSIAVIASKKIFRKKPKMHFNHTGIQNWSEGHLAEAVRLEKESRENLMQVRGRSKTPELKIGGRARISDINGRAMETYRIIEIRHVHEPGDYYNEFVGIPDLFNAAPYIDIEAVPKGEEQPARVVDNNDPMGAGRIKVQFPWQEDKNHMTPWIRTTTMYAGAGRGDYKIPEIGDEILVGFESGNAEKPFMLGALYNGAEVSGYHTPNNDIKALRTRSGIESLANDAEGSWKQSTPDGNFLCFDGQGNATLNVPKDLSINVGQNFNINVGQNVSFLVGLKAIYNIGVQMMMNTPILKYFIADNYHLQSPKTLINGEGEIKIEAKETNLAGTQKLFMHSDEIATVNSKGTIDVKGKNGTSQNNMPQNYKMVPVYVDERCLVSFRPKDDWNGKGYGFDWIRVGDTKIPGDVYYGNIMGKYNGAYASRGGIMTKDKNEFVKLMSLFNPHNYTVKTKKGKKINLNYCVPWLSLYPKIIVKNIKQPNGKVVPTELTSTYKNTIATLRVIVEVKKKPEKLQLEYDDTLFSITHKPFPLAVGKHEIEVTIICLKEFAKDQPIKVIATYKDAQGKEELSLAGKLKVAKNKNRYKARIVFIQVSTNIGNSKRTGQPSGRESELKKYMNQALVNPHFEKTLTLDLSLDVNPVTKQRHNRKTNFNRIVTPINSPTGGSDKWIYDGTEDKIYKFLNEELYKQYGTKYQNIYKVYFIDESNGHLNSSGNWEGAVAGIGRTMKDSKIKTILVYSSGFADSTLAHEVFHSMGLYHSFDNNSNFTFEFEKTDNIMDYSDIAPVPITVISTYHWQWKTLQGRAGEKD, encoded by the coding sequence ATGGTACGATCAGACATTATTTCAGAGGCATCATCGGAAATAAGAAACAAAAAAGACGAAGGCGGAGGCTACGGAGATCTTCACATTACAGGTTATTCACCAAGTATTTTGCTTGAAAGCGGTAAAGACTGTCAGAGTTTTGAAGACAAAACCTTAGAGCAGATCATCAAAAAGGTTACTGAGGAATATCCACAGGAAGCAAAGGTGGAAATTTCAACCATTCATCTGAACGGATACAACAAAAACCCGCTTCCCTACGCCGTACAATACAAAGAATCTGATTATCAGTTTATAAAAAGGTTAGCCATTCGGCACGGAGAGTATTTCTATTATGATGGAGAAAAACTCGTCTTCGGAAACACGGTACAACCCATCCTCAAACTAAGCGAAAATGTAGATTTAATAGATATAGAATTTGAGATGCGGATGCAGGCTCAGGATTTTACCTTCACGGGTTACGATGCCCAAAGCGGAAGCAAAATAGAAAAAGACAGCAGCAATGCAAGAAGTGAATCTAAGGATAGTCCGTTTCAGAGCATTGCGGTGATTGCGTCCAAAAAAATATTCAGGAAGAAACCCAAAATGCACTTCAACCATACAGGAATCCAAAATTGGTCGGAAGGACATTTGGCAGAAGCCGTGAGATTAGAAAAAGAAAGCCGCGAAAATCTGATGCAGGTGCGAGGAAGAAGCAAAACTCCTGAACTGAAAATCGGAGGCAGAGCCAGAATTTCAGACATCAACGGAAGGGCGATGGAAACGTACAGGATTATAGAAATAAGACACGTTCATGAACCGGGAGACTATTACAACGAATTTGTAGGCATCCCGGATTTATTCAACGCCGCACCCTACATCGACATCGAAGCCGTACCGAAAGGTGAAGAGCAGCCTGCAAGAGTTGTAGATAATAATGATCCTATGGGAGCAGGTAGAATAAAAGTGCAGTTTCCGTGGCAGGAAGATAAAAACCATATGACACCTTGGATAAGAACAACAACAATGTACGCAGGAGCAGGACGAGGCGATTACAAAATACCTGAAATAGGTGACGAGATTTTAGTAGGTTTTGAAAGTGGTAATGCCGAAAAACCGTTTATGTTGGGAGCGTTGTACAATGGAGCGGAAGTTTCGGGGTATCATACACCAAATAATGATATCAAAGCGCTAAGAACCCGAAGCGGAATTGAAAGTTTAGCCAATGATGCAGAAGGAAGCTGGAAGCAGAGTACTCCGGATGGAAATTTTTTATGTTTTGACGGACAGGGAAATGCGACGCTGAATGTGCCTAAAGATTTAAGCATTAATGTAGGGCAGAATTTCAATATCAATGTGGGACAAAACGTATCGTTTCTGGTAGGCTTAAAAGCTATCTACAACATTGGCGTGCAAATGATGATGAACACCCCAATTTTAAAATATTTTATTGCAGACAATTATCATCTTCAAAGTCCTAAAACTCTCATTAATGGAGAAGGCGAAATAAAAATTGAAGCTAAAGAAACGAATTTAGCAGGAACACAGAAATTATTTATGCACTCGGATGAAATAGCAACGGTTAATTCCAAAGGGACGATTGATGTAAAAGGCAAGAATGGAACAAGCCAAAATAACATGCCTCAGAATTACAAAATGGTTCCTGTCTATGTAGATGAAAGATGCTTAGTTAGTTTTAGACCAAAAGACGACTGGAATGGTAAAGGTTATGGTTTTGACTGGATACGTGTTGGCGATACTAAAATACCTGGTGATGTTTATTATGGGAATATAATGGGGAAGTATAATGGTGCTTATGCTTCACGAGGAGGAATTATGACAAAAGATAAAAATGAATTTGTTAAGCTGATGTCTTTATTTAATCCACATAATTATACTGTAAAAACGAAAAAAGGAAAAAAAATTAATTTGAATTATTGTGTGCCTTGGCTAAGTCTTTATCCCAAAATAATTGTTAAGAACATAAAACAACCCAATGGAAAAGTTGTGCCAACGGAACTTACATCCACTTATAAAAACACGATAGCGACACTTAGGGTAATTGTTGAGGTTAAAAAGAAGCCTGAAAAATTGCAATTGGAGTATGACGATACATTATTTAGCATTACTCATAAGCCTTTTCCTTTGGCAGTTGGTAAACACGAAATAGAAGTAACTATTATCTGTTTGAAAGAATTTGCTAAAGACCAGCCCATTAAAGTGATTGCAACATATAAAGATGCACAGGGAAAAGAAGAATTGTCTTTGGCTGGCAAGCTGAAAGTTGCAAAGAATAAAAACCGATATAAAGCAAGGATTGTTTTTATTCAAGTTTCGACAAATATTGGAAATAGTAAAAGAACAGGACAACCTTCAGGAAGAGAATCTGAATTAAAAAAATATATGAATCAGGCTTTGGTAAATCCTCATTTTGAAAAAACATTAACTTTAGATTTAAGCCTGGACGTAAATCCTGTTACAAAGCAAAGACATAATCGAAAGACTAATTTTAACAGAATAGTTACTCCTATAAATAGCCCAACAGGAGGTTCAGACAAGTGGATTTATGATGGTACTGAAGATAAGATTTATAAGTTCTTAAATGAGGAATTGTACAAACAATACGGTACAAAATATCAGAATATTTATAAGGTCTATTTTATTGATGAAAGTAATGGGCATTTAAATAGTAGTGGAAATTGGGAGGGAGCTGTAGCAGGAATTGGAAGAACAATGAAAGATTCTAAAATAAAAACAATATTGGTTTATTCTTCTGGTTTTGCTGACAGTACCCTTGCCCATGAGGTTTTTCATTCAATGGGCTTATATCATAGTTTTGACAATAATAGTAATTTTACTTTTGAGTTTGAAAAAACAGATAACATTATGGATTATTCAGATATTGCCCCAGTTCCCATTACTGTAATAAGTACTTATCATTGGCAATGGAAAACTTTACAGGGTAGAGCGGGAGAAAAAGATTAA